A window of Cucurbita pepo subsp. pepo cultivar mu-cu-16 chromosome LG06, ASM280686v2, whole genome shotgun sequence contains these coding sequences:
- the LOC111797601 gene encoding tRNA pseudouridine synthase A, whose product MEEEPPTQTRRSPPQPSIEEPEPKKLKMSSTTTTSDDEDVNSNSAAPKKQRYKRRKIAIFFAYCGVGYQGMQKNPGAKTIEADLEEALYLSGAVPEQDRGLSKRYDWARSARTDKGVSAVGQVVSGRFYIDPPGFVDRLNSNLSPQIRIFGYKRVTASFNAKKFCDRRRYVYLIPVFALDPNCHRDRESVKASLGSGNELVKCLECSERGRKVEGLMGKRNFEVKTAISESDISPNSGNAIEVSDVQANGALEDNATASDSIKEENSGTELNVGSEATAKIEGCEMSGLGNDSENVVSKESVNRNEKSSGSFKYGEEEKARFNRILKKYVGTHNFHNFTTRTKAEDPAARRFIISFDAATTVVVEGIEFVKCEVVGQSFMLHQIRKMMGLAVAIMRNCAPESLIEKALQQDVNINLPTAPEVGLYLDECLFTSYNQKWKDSHEEVSMKAYEEVAEDFKMKHIYSHIGSTEHKEGAVALWLHSLNHRNYPDLRVADEAADNAKNTSVDIDTQAET is encoded by the exons atggaagaagaaccGCCAACGCAAACCAGAAGGTCGCCGCCACAACCGTCGATCGAAGAACCAGAACCAAAGAAGCTTAAAATGTCATCCACAACCACCACCTCCGATGACGAAGATGTCAATTCCAATTCTGCGGCACCGAAGAAACAAAGGTACAAGCGCCGCAAGATTGCTATTTTCTTTGCCTACTGTGGCGTCGGTTATCAAGGGATGCAGAAGAATCCAGGCGCTAAAACCATTGAAGCCGACCTTGAAGAAGCCCTATATCTCTCCGGTGCAGTCCCGGAGCAGGACCGAGGGCTCTCGAAGCGCTACGATTGGGCCCGCTCGGCTCGCACTGATAAGGGCGTGAGCGCCGTGGGTCAGGTTGTTTCCGGTCGCTTCTACATCGATCCGCCAGGTTTTGTTGATCGTCTCAATTCGAATCTTTCGCCCCAGATTCGAATTTTCGGGTACAAGCGCGTCACAGCGTCATTTAATGCGAAGAAGTTCTGCGATCGGAGAAGGTATGTTTACCTAATTCCTGTCTTCGCTCTCGATCCTAATTGCCATCGTGATAGAGAAAGTGTGAAGGCTAGTTTAGGGTCTGGTAACGAGCTTGTGAAGTGCTTAGAGTGCTCTGAACGAGGACGCAAGGTCGAAGGCTTGATGGGCAAGCGCAATTTCGAAGTAAAAACTGCGATATCTGAATCAGACATTTCGCCCAACTCTGGAAACGCCATTGAAGTTTCTGATGTTCAGGCAAATGGTGCATTGGAGGACAATGCCACGGCCTCCGATTCtatcaaagaagaaaacagtGGTACTGAACTCAATGTTGGAAGCGAAGCTACTGCCAAAATTGAAGGCTGTGAAATGTCTGGATTAGGGAACGATTCTGAGAATGTTGTAAGCAAAGAAAGCGTTAATAGGAATGAGAAATCCTCAGGGAGCTTCAAGTATGGCGAGGAGGAGAAAGCTAGGTTCAATAggattttgaagaaatatgTAGGAACTCATAACTTCCACAATTTTACTACCAGAACAAAAGCAGAGGACCCTGCTGCTCGTCGCTtcatcatttcatttgatGCGGCGACCACCGTAGTCGTTGAAGGcattgaatttgtgaaatgtGAAGTTGTGGGGCAGAGTTTCATGCTTCACCAGATCCGGAAGATGATGGGTCTTGCTGTGGCAATCATGAGGAACTGTGCTCCAGAATCATTGATTGAGAAGGCTCTGCAACA GGATGTAAATATCAACCTGCCCACTGCACCTGAGGTTGGGCTGTACTTGGACGAGTGCCTATTCACATCATATAATCAGAAGTGGAAAGACAGTCATGAAGAGGTATCTATGAAAGCATACGAAGAGGTAGcagaagatttcaaaatgaAGCATATATATTCTCACATTGGTTCCACAGAGCACAAAGAGGGAGCCGTTGCCTTATGGCTGCATTCTCTAAACCATCGCAATTATCCTGATTTACGCGTTGCTGATGAGGCTGCAGATAATGCTAAGAACACAAGTGTTGACATCGACACACAGGCTGAGACTTAG
- the LOC111797289 gene encoding F-box protein SKIP23-like, translated as MADWTQLPPDLLQVIADNLTVYSDYLRFRVVCQSWRSSVPKIPRRLPPQLPWLIIPLYHDSRCGLFNFSDNKIHFLHLPEASLGKRRCGSSHGWLAILDETPTILLLNPLTRAKLRLPPLSTFPNVVSFDYSRVGREYLIRTPTGHIYSRNLRQMRDSFVKKIVLSSSPSNQNDFSAVAILNHSGDLAFCRSGGESWTFVDDAPSDCEDIVYSDGLFYAVDKHGVISVMDLRGSRSEVSLVTTGSQSAGDIQYLVKLGRELLLVSRYLDIINDAMVDELISVIYRTVRFEVFRMEWEGPRWEKVENLDEMALFVGGNSSMAFSASDFGGISGNCIYYTDDYSDTDYQGQGEEPDMGIFRLCDGSFEQLPYYSGGSHSRRRLLPPIWVTPNPC; from the coding sequence ATGGCTGACTGGACCCAACTCCCGCCCGATCTCCTGCAAGTTATCGCCGATAACCTCACCGTCTACTCTGACTATCTCCGATTTCGAGTCGTCTGTCAGAGCTGGCGATCATCGGTCCCCAAAATCCCTCGCCGTCTTCCTCCCCAGCTCCCCTGGCTCATAATTCCTCTGTACCACGACTCCCGCTGCGGCTTATTCAACTTTTCTGACAACAAAATCCACTTCCTTCACCTCCCGGAGGCTTCTCTCGGGAAGCGCCGGTGCGGTTCTTCCCACGGCTGGCTTGCGATCCTCGACGAAACTCCGACAATCCTCCTCCTCAACCCCTTAACCAGGGCCAAGCTCCGTCTGCCTCCGCTCTCCACGTTCCCCAACGTCGTCTCTTTCGATTACTCCAGAGTTGGCCGAGAATACCTGATCCGTACACCCACTGGGCACATCTACAGCCGGAATTTGCGGCAGATGCGCGATTCTTTTGTCAAGAAAATCGTTCTGTCCTCAAGTCCATCGAATCAGAACGATTTCTCGGCCGTGGCGATTCTGAATCATAGCGGCGATTTGGCATTTTGCCGGAGTGGCGGTGAATCCTGGACGTTCGTCGATGATGCACCGTCCGATTGCGAAGATATTGTTTACTCCGACGGGCTGTTCTACGCGGTGGATAAGCACGGGGTCATTTCAGTGATGGATCTACGCGGTTCCCGCTCTGAAGTTTCACTGGTTACTACAGGAAGCCAATCGGCCGGTGATATACaatatttggtaaaattaGGGCGCGAATTACTGCTGGTGAGTCGGTATTTGGATATCATCAACGACGCCATGGTTGACGAGCTGATATCTGTAATCTATCGTACGGTACGATTTGAGGTATTCCGAATGGAATGGGAAGGGCCGCGATGGGAGAAGGTCGAAAATTTGGATGAAATGGCACTGTTCGTAGGGGGGAACTCTTCTATGGCTTTCTCTGCATCTGATTTTGGTGGAATCTCAGGGAATTGTATATATTATACGGACGATTACTCTGACACCGATTACCAGGGACAGGGTGAAGAACCGGATATGGGGATTTTCCGATTGTGCGACGGAAGCTTCGAGCAGCTGCCGTATTACTCCGGCGGCTCTCATTCCCGACGCCGTTTACTTCCACCGATTTGGGTAACTCCGAATCCTTGCTAA
- the LOC111797158 gene encoding high mobility group B protein 9-like, which translates to MSPPARTKSGNGGVDKQYPPPLATHDEVVSDPIVFWDTLRRFHFMMNTKFMIPVIGGKELDLHVLYSEVTRRGGHEKVVAEKKWREVGSVFKFSPTTTSASFVLRKHYLSLLYHYEQVYMFRRQGPICAPQAPFSFGSPTSENELALVEYTPKTTSFSPGPPAEVXGTIDGKFDCGYLVSVKLGSEVLRGVLYHPEEPTPSDLRPQPTNAIVPYTGTRQRHSGRRHRRSRRKGDPNHPKPNRSGYNFFFAEKHYKLKSLYPNREREFTKMIGESWNNLSPEERMVYQNIGLKDKERYKRELKEYKEKMRLASDDVHAANYSKQGE; encoded by the exons ATGTCACCGCCGGCGAGGACCAAAAGCGGGAATGGCGGCGTAGATAAGCAGTATCCTCCGCCGCTTGCCACCCACGATGAAGTTGTTTCTGACCCCATTGTTTTTTGGGACACTTTGAGGCGTTTCCATTTTATGATGAACACAAAGTTCAT gATTCCTGTGATTGGAGGGAAGGAGCTAGACTTGCATGTTTTATATTCAGAGGTTACAAGAAGGGGCGGGCATGAAAAG GTTGttgcagagaagaaatggAGGGAAGTTGGAAGTGTGTTCAAGTTCTCTCCTACAACAACCAGTGCTTCCTTTGTATTGAGAAAACATTATCTTAGTCTTCTCTACCACTACGAGCAAGTTTACATGTTCCGCCGCCAGGGCCCCATCTGCGCCCCTCAAG CGCCATTTTCTTTCGGTAGCCCTACCAGCGAAAACGAATTGGCTCTGGTGGAATATACCCCCAAAACAACGTCGTTTTCGCCTGGTCCGCCTGCTGAAG tttNTGGAACAATTGATGGGAAATTCGATTGTGGCTACCTGGTGTCTGTGAAATTGGGATCTGAGGTTCTGAGGGGAGTTCTTTACCATCCAGAGGAGCCTACCCCGTCGGATCTCCGGCCCCAACCTACCAACGCCATTGTACCGTACACTGGTACCAGACAGCGACACTCTGGTCGGCGACACCGGAGGAGCCGGAGAAAGGGAGACCCGAACCACCCCAAACCAAACAGAAGTGGGTataatttcttctttgcagAGAAGCATTACAAGCTCAAATCTCTGTACCCTAACAGAGAGAGGGAGTTCACCAAGATGATTGGAGAGTCTTGGAACAACCTCAGCCCTGAAGAAAGGATG GTTTATCAAAACATTGGGCTCAAAGACAAGGAGAGGTACAAGAGAGAGTTGAAAGAGTACAAGGAGAAAATGAGGCTGGCAAGTGATGATGTTCATGCAGCTAACTATTCAAAACAGGGAGAGTAG
- the LOC111797156 gene encoding U11/U12 small nuclear ribonucleoprotein 25 kDa protein: MKEDGDESLKSSSKEEENVVGYHSTNVKKVRLNSTLTALLDDPILADVPKKPTLLDVDTLISLELGSAMRISVLKLDGTIIDVAIMNSASLKDLKLAIKKKVNEMEQSKMGHRHISWKHVWANFCLAHHNEKILDDSSALQDFGIRNNSQVHFVPYVMSKNSRRHSRRRKHRFFHGLNKCT; this comes from the exons ATGAAGGAGGACGGAGATGAATCATTGAAGTCCAGCAGTAAAGAAGAGGAGAATGTCGTAGGTTACCACAGCACCAACGTGAAGAAAGTTAGGTTAAATTCAACTCTCACTGCTTTGCTTGACGATCCTATCCTGGCGGATGTCCCCAAGAAGCCCACCTTACTGGACGTTGATACGCTCATCAGCCTCGAATTGGGCAGCGCCATGCGCATCTCTGTCCTTAAGCTCGACGGCACCATAATTG ATGTGGCGATCATGAATTCCGCATCGTTGAAGGACTTGAAGCTCGCTatcaagaagaaagtaaacGAGATGGAGCAATCCAAGATGGGACATCGCCACATTTCATG GAAGCATGTGTGGGCAAATTTTTGCCTAGCACACCACAACGAGAAGATTCTTGATGATAGCTCTGCGCTTCAGGATTTTGGAATCCGTAATAATTCTCAG GTGCATTTTGTCCCGTATGTCATGTCAAAGAATTCCAGAAGGCATTCTCGAAGGAGAAAACACCGTTTCTTTCACGGTCTCAACAAATGCACATGA
- the LOC111797155 gene encoding mechanosensitive ion channel protein 8-like isoform X2 → MAPKEDVILKVNSFRNGDKELVEKKFQCLPERSLQTMRRRGKEFSEPDNRQPSSGSSGGEVLRCSSNYSFSGSSWSSPISKKSRLMDPPEDDSSQKLETAVKDEGNNNDNQDGTEDMPEEYNQLKLSPLLGFQLVVFVLIIVSLICNRWISILKRETFWGLPLWKWELTVLAVICGHMVSSMAVGLMVKIIEMNFLLRKRVLYFVYGLRKAVKNCLWTSLILLVWHFIFNDKVQRKTQSKILPYVTKILICFLVAASIWLLKTLVIKILASFFHVNNYFERLKEALFSQYVIVTLSGLPLFERPNSEDMMKDEQIDDGKAESSKSGRVVCSGRLVNCNGSRQLKVESKRKDEEIPVDELNKLNQKNISAWNMRRMMNIVRNGALLTLDEKILSETEEQSLLQIRNERQAKEAAGRIFRRVAQRGSDCIYIEDVMRFMNKEEALVTMSLFGTTAETQCIDESSFREWMVNAFKQRKVLVLSLNDANTAVDDLHNLLNVFVALTILTVFEAIIFLFVMHPFDVGDRCEVDGVEMVVEEMKILTTVFLRYDNQRISYPNSVLATKAIGNYYRSPDMGEGVDFYIHISTPWEKVALLKERITRYVESMGEQWHPDPQIVMKDVEDLEKVRMSVGLTHRLNHQNMKERWNRRAALVQEIVTILDST, encoded by the exons atggCCCCAAAGGAAGATGTTATCCTCAAGGTCAACAGTTTCCGAAATGGCGACAAGGAATTAGTGGAGAAGAAGTTCCAGTGTTTACCAGAGAGATCCTTGCAAACCATGAGACGAAGAGGTAAAGAATTTTCCGAGCCGGATAACCGCCAGCCGTCCTCGGGCTCCAGCGGCGGCGAGGTTCTCCGTTGCAGTTCCAACTATTCGTTTTCTGGAAGTTCATGGAGCTCACCGATTAGCAAGAAGTCTCGGTTGATGGATCCTCCTGAGGATGATTCTTCTCAAAAGCTGGAAACCGCCGTGAAAGACGAGGGTAACAACAACGATAATCAAGACGGCACCGAGGATATGCCTGAAGAGTACAATCAACTGAAGTTAAGCCCCTTATTAGGTTTCCAGTTGGTAGTTTTTGTTCTCATTATTGTGAGTTTGATTTGTAATCGATGGATTTCAATCTTAAAGCGGGAGACGTTTTGGGGTCTTCCGCTGTGGAAATGGGAGTTGACTGTTCTAGCGGTAATCTGTGGACATATGGTTTCATCTATGGCCGTTGGATTGATGGTGAAAATCATCGAGATGAATTTCCTGCTAAGGAAACGGGTTCTGTATTTCGTTTATGGATTGAGAAAGGCTGTAAAAAATTGCCTGTGGACGTCTCTGATTTTGCTTGTTTGGCATTTCATCTTCAACGACAAGGTTCAGAGAAAGACGCAGAGTAAGATCTTGCCTTATGTCACCAAGATTTTGATCTGTTTTCTCGTGGCTGCTTCGATATGGCTTCTGAAAACGCTTGTCATTAAGATTCTGGCTTCGTTTTTCCACGTTAATAACTACTTCGAAAGGCTTAAGGAGGCTTTGTTCAGTCAGTATGTGATCGTGACGCTCTCTGGTTTGCCATTGTTTGAGAGGCCAAATTCTGAAGATATGATGAAGGATGAACAAATTGACGATGGAAAAGCAGAAAGTTCCAAAAGTGGCAGAGTTGTATGCAGTGGCAGACTCGTAAATTGCAATGGCTCGAGACAATTGAAGGTAgaatcaaaaagaaaagatgaggAAATCCCTGTTGATGAGTTAAATAAACTGAACCAGAAGAATATATCAGCTTGGAATATGAGGAGAATGATGAATATTGTAAGAAATGGAGCTTTGTTAACTCTTGATGAGAAGATACTGTCGGAGACGGAAGAACAATCTTTGTTGCAGATTAGGAATGAACGGCAGGCGAAAGAGGCAGCTGGGAGGATTTTCCGGCGAGTGGCCCAACGTGGGTCAGA CTGTATTTATATAGAAGATGTAATGCGATTTATGAATAAAGAGGAAGCTTTAGTGACGATGAGTTTATTTGGAACAACCGCTGAAACTCAATGCATTGATGAGTCCTCTTTTAGAGAGTGGATG GTTAATGCATTTAAGCAGAGAAAAGTGCTTGTTCTATCTCTCAATGATGCAAATACAGCTGTTGATGATCTTCACAACTTGCTAAACGTCTTTGTAGCTTTAACAATTTTG ACGGTCTTTGAAGctatcattttcttgtttgtgATGCACCCATTCGACGTTGGCGATCGCTGCGAAGTGGATGGCGTCGAG ATGGTTGTTGAAGAGATGAAGATATTAACAACAGTTTTCCTGAGATATGATAACCAAAGGATCAGCTACCCCAACAGTGTGCTGGCTACCAAGGCCATTGGCAATTACTACCGTAGTCCAGACATGGGAGAGGGAGTTGACTTCTATATCCACATCTCTACTCCATGGGAGAAAGTTGCCCTTTTGAAAGAACGGATAACCAG GTATGTTGAGAGCATGGGCGAGCAATGGCACCCAGATCCACAGATTGTGATGAAGGATGTTGAAGATCTTGAGAAGGTGAGGATGTCGGTGGGTCTTACGCACAGACTGAACCATCAAAACATGAAAGAGAGGTGGAACAGGAGAGCTGCGCTGGTTCAAGAGATTGTCACAATTTTAGACTCAACATGA
- the LOC111797155 gene encoding mechanosensitive ion channel protein 8-like isoform X1, giving the protein MAPKEDVILKVNSFRNGDKELVEKKFQCLPERSLQTMRRRGKEFSEPDNRQPSSGSSGGEVLRCSSNYSFSGSSWSSPISKKSRLMDPPEDDSSQKLETAVKDEGNNNDNQDGTEDMPEEYNQLKLSPLLGFQLVVFVLIIVSLICNRWISILKRETFWGLPLWKWELTVLAVICGHMVSSMAVGLMVKIIEMNFLLRKRVLYFVYGLRKAVKNCLWTSLILLVWHFIFNDKVQRKTQSKILPYVTKILICFLVAASIWLLKTLVIKILASFFHVNNYFERLKEALFSQYVIVTLSGLPLFERPNSEDMMKDEQIDDGKAESSKSGRVVCSGRLVNCNGSRQLKVESKRKDEEIPVDELNKLNQKNISAWNMRRMMNIVRNGALLTLDEKILSETEEQSLLQIRNERQAKEAAGRIFRRVAQRGSDCIYIEDVMRFMNKEEALVTMSLFGTTAETQCIDESSFREWMVNAFKQRKVLVLSLNDANTAVDDLHNLLNVFVALTILVIWLIIFGTPVLHFLIFITSQLLLLAFIFGNTCKTVFEAIIFLFVMHPFDVGDRCEVDGVEMVVEEMKILTTVFLRYDNQRISYPNSVLATKAIGNYYRSPDMGEGVDFYIHISTPWEKVALLKERITRYVESMGEQWHPDPQIVMKDVEDLEKVRMSVGLTHRLNHQNMKERWNRRAALVQEIVTILDST; this is encoded by the exons atggCCCCAAAGGAAGATGTTATCCTCAAGGTCAACAGTTTCCGAAATGGCGACAAGGAATTAGTGGAGAAGAAGTTCCAGTGTTTACCAGAGAGATCCTTGCAAACCATGAGACGAAGAGGTAAAGAATTTTCCGAGCCGGATAACCGCCAGCCGTCCTCGGGCTCCAGCGGCGGCGAGGTTCTCCGTTGCAGTTCCAACTATTCGTTTTCTGGAAGTTCATGGAGCTCACCGATTAGCAAGAAGTCTCGGTTGATGGATCCTCCTGAGGATGATTCTTCTCAAAAGCTGGAAACCGCCGTGAAAGACGAGGGTAACAACAACGATAATCAAGACGGCACCGAGGATATGCCTGAAGAGTACAATCAACTGAAGTTAAGCCCCTTATTAGGTTTCCAGTTGGTAGTTTTTGTTCTCATTATTGTGAGTTTGATTTGTAATCGATGGATTTCAATCTTAAAGCGGGAGACGTTTTGGGGTCTTCCGCTGTGGAAATGGGAGTTGACTGTTCTAGCGGTAATCTGTGGACATATGGTTTCATCTATGGCCGTTGGATTGATGGTGAAAATCATCGAGATGAATTTCCTGCTAAGGAAACGGGTTCTGTATTTCGTTTATGGATTGAGAAAGGCTGTAAAAAATTGCCTGTGGACGTCTCTGATTTTGCTTGTTTGGCATTTCATCTTCAACGACAAGGTTCAGAGAAAGACGCAGAGTAAGATCTTGCCTTATGTCACCAAGATTTTGATCTGTTTTCTCGTGGCTGCTTCGATATGGCTTCTGAAAACGCTTGTCATTAAGATTCTGGCTTCGTTTTTCCACGTTAATAACTACTTCGAAAGGCTTAAGGAGGCTTTGTTCAGTCAGTATGTGATCGTGACGCTCTCTGGTTTGCCATTGTTTGAGAGGCCAAATTCTGAAGATATGATGAAGGATGAACAAATTGACGATGGAAAAGCAGAAAGTTCCAAAAGTGGCAGAGTTGTATGCAGTGGCAGACTCGTAAATTGCAATGGCTCGAGACAATTGAAGGTAgaatcaaaaagaaaagatgaggAAATCCCTGTTGATGAGTTAAATAAACTGAACCAGAAGAATATATCAGCTTGGAATATGAGGAGAATGATGAATATTGTAAGAAATGGAGCTTTGTTAACTCTTGATGAGAAGATACTGTCGGAGACGGAAGAACAATCTTTGTTGCAGATTAGGAATGAACGGCAGGCGAAAGAGGCAGCTGGGAGGATTTTCCGGCGAGTGGCCCAACGTGGGTCAGA CTGTATTTATATAGAAGATGTAATGCGATTTATGAATAAAGAGGAAGCTTTAGTGACGATGAGTTTATTTGGAACAACCGCTGAAACTCAATGCATTGATGAGTCCTCTTTTAGAGAGTGGATG GTTAATGCATTTAAGCAGAGAAAAGTGCTTGTTCTATCTCTCAATGATGCAAATACAGCTGTTGATGATCTTCACAACTTGCTAAACGTCTTTGTAGCTTTAACAATTTTGGTAATCTGGCTTATCATATTTGGAACTCCCGTCCTGCACTTCCTCATCTTCATAACTTCacagcttcttcttctggcTTTTATTTTTGGCAACACATGTAAGACGGTCTTTGAAGctatcattttcttgtttgtgATGCACCCATTCGACGTTGGCGATCGCTGCGAAGTGGATGGCGTCGAG ATGGTTGTTGAAGAGATGAAGATATTAACAACAGTTTTCCTGAGATATGATAACCAAAGGATCAGCTACCCCAACAGTGTGCTGGCTACCAAGGCCATTGGCAATTACTACCGTAGTCCAGACATGGGAGAGGGAGTTGACTTCTATATCCACATCTCTACTCCATGGGAGAAAGTTGCCCTTTTGAAAGAACGGATAACCAG GTATGTTGAGAGCATGGGCGAGCAATGGCACCCAGATCCACAGATTGTGATGAAGGATGTTGAAGATCTTGAGAAGGTGAGGATGTCGGTGGGTCTTACGCACAGACTGAACCATCAAAACATGAAAGAGAGGTGGAACAGGAGAGCTGCGCTGGTTCAAGAGATTGTCACAATTTTAGACTCAACATGA
- the LOC111796484 gene encoding plastocyanin: protein MATVTSATVAIPSFTGLKSSATASKSTAAVRVSSPAVPKLTVRASLKDVGVAVAATAASALLASNALAIEVLLGGDDGSLAFIPNDFSVAAGEKIVFKNNAGFPHNVVFDEDEIPSGVDAGKISMNEEDLLNAPGEVYEVNLTEKGSYSFYCSPHQGAGMVGKVTVN, encoded by the coding sequence ATGGCCACCGTCACCTCCGCCACCGTTGCCATCCCCTCCTTCACCGGCCTCAAGTCCTCCGCCACCGCTTCCAAATCCACCGCCGCCGTCCGCGTCTCCTCCCCCGCGGTCCCCAAGCTGACCGTCAGAGCCTCTCTGAAGGACGTTGGCGTGGCCGTggccgccaccgccgccagTGCCCTCCTGGCCTCAAACGCCTTGGCCATTGAGGTCTTGCTAGGCGGCGACGACGGATCTCTAGCCTTCATTCCAAACGATTTCTCGGTGGCGGCCGGGGAGAAAATCGTGTTCAAGAATAACGCGGGTTTCCCACACAACGTGGTGTTCGACGAGGACGAAATCCCAAGCGGAGTGGACGCCGGCAAGATCTCGATGAACGAGGAAGATCTTCTCAACGCCCCCGGCGAGGTCTACGAAGTCAACCTCACCGAGAAAGGAAGCTACTCCTTCTACTGTTCGCCACATCAAGGAGCTGGAATGGTCGGCAAAGTCACCGTTAACTGa
- the LOC111797180 gene encoding 24-methylenesterol C-methyltransferase 2 — MDFLPLFITGTLVAATLYWFLFIYGSAERQGKLAVNLSGGSISSEKIEDKYKQYWSFFRRPEKIETAEKVPDFVDTFYNLVTDIYEWGWGQSFHFARPIPGKSDKEATRLHEEMVADLVKAKPGDRILDVGCGVGGPMRSIAAHSKANVVGITINDYQVGRARLHNKKAGLDALCEVVCGNFLEMPFSEGTFDGAYAIEATCHAPKLEDVYTEIYRVLKPGSLFVSLEWVSTDKYDTANPEHVNIIEEIARGNALPGVKSYHDVAKAAKKVGFQVLKEEDLAKPPALPWWDRLKMGRLAYWRNHILVTLLAAFRIAPKGTLEVHEMLVEAAHYLTRSGDAGIFSPMHLIVCRKPESSKSC; from the coding sequence ATGGATTTTCTCCCTCTTTTCATCACCGGAACTCTGGTCGCCGCCACCCTGTACTGGTTCTTATTCATCTATGGCTCCGCCGAGCGCCAAGGGAAGCTCGCCGTCAATCTATCCGGCGGCTCAATCTCGTCCGAGAAGATTGAGGATAAATACAAACAGTACTGGTCCTTTTTCCGCCGCCCAGAGAAGATTGAAACCGCTGAAAAAGTCCCTGATTTCGTAGATACCTTTTACAATTTGGTGACCGACATCTACGAGTGGGGCTGGGGTCAGTCCTTCCATTTTGCCCGTCCCATCCCTGGAAAGTCCGACAAAGAAGCCACACGCCTCCACGAAGAAATGGTTGCCGACCTAGTGAAGGCCAAACCCGGAGATCGAATTCTGGATGTGGGATGCGGCGTCGGTGGCCCCATGCGCTCCATCGCCGCCCATTCCAAGGCCAACGTGGTTGGAATCACCATTAACGACTACCAAGTCGGACGCGCTAGATTGCACAACAAGAAAGCCGGACTGGACGCGCTCTGTGAAGTGGTGTGTGGAAACTTCCTGGAAATGCCGTTTTCGGAGGGGACGTTCGATGGGGCTTACGCGATTGAAGCCACGTGTCACGCGCCGAAGCTTGAAGATGTATACACGGAGATTTACAGGGTGTTGAAGCCGGGTTCGCTGTTTGTTTCCTTGGAGTGGGTTTCCACGGATAAATACGACACCGCCAATCCAGAGCATGTCAACATCATTGAAGAGATTGCCAGAGGGAACGCTTTGCCTGGCGTCAAATCCTACCATGACGTGGCCAAGGCTGCTAAGAAAGTGGGATTTCAGGTTTTGAAAGAGGAGGATCTGGCCAAGCCGCCGGCGCTTCCCTGGTGGGACCGATTGAAAATGGGCCGACTCGCGTACTGGAGGAACCATATCCTCGTCACCCTTCTCGCCGCCTTCAGAATCGCTCCCAAAGGGACTCTGGAAGTCCATGAAATGCTGGTGGAGGCTGCCCATTATTTGACACGAAGTGGCGATGCTGGAATCTTCTCGCCGATGCATTTGATCGTGTGTAGAAAGCCGGAGTCCTCTAAATCTTGTTAG